A window of Streptomyces sp. NBC_01224 genomic DNA:
GAGGAGCGTGAGACGGTCGAGGAGGTCGCGGAGCCCTTCCTGGTACGGGAAGGACTGCTGGCCAGGACGCCGAGGGGGCGTGTCGCTACACCCGCGGCCTGGGCCCACCTCGGCCTCGTACCTCCCCAGCATGGCGGAAAGGGACAACAGGGCCTGTTCGGGGCGTGATGCATCACAGGTTCACCCGGACAGGAACCACCGAGCGGCGCCGGGCGTTGTTCCATCGATGCGGACTCGCTTAGACTCCGCCGATGCCGCCCGTACAGGTCGGTGTACCCACCCCCGTAGATCAGGCCGCCTTCCAGCGCGGTCGTGCGAAGGAAACTCGTCCCGTGAATCCCGTGACTCTCCTCCCCTTCATCGTGCTCATCGGGGCCATGTTCCTGATGACGCGGTCCGCCAAGAAGAAGCAGGCGGCCGCTGCCCAGATGCGCAATGAGATGCAGCCCGGCACCGGCGTCCGGACGATCGGGGGCATGTACGCCACCGTCAAGGAGCTTCACGACGACACCGTTCTCCTTGAGATCGCACCCGGCGTCCACGCCATCTACGCCAAGAACGCCATCGGCGCCGTCCTGGACGACGCGGAGTACAACCGCATCGTCCACGGCGACGGCGATGACGCCCTCGACATCGACGGCGCGGTCGTGCCGGACGACGCCTCCTCGCTGACCGAGGCCGAGGCCGACGCCGACGAGGACACCTCGGACGACGCCAAGATCGACCTGGGCAAGAAGGCCGAGGCCGAAGACGCCGAGCCGAAGAACGCCGAGTCCG
This region includes:
- the yajC gene encoding preprotein translocase subunit YajC, with the protein product MNPVTLLPFIVLIGAMFLMTRSAKKKQAAAAQMRNEMQPGTGVRTIGGMYATVKELHDDTVLLEIAPGVHAIYAKNAIGAVLDDAEYNRIVHGDGDDALDIDGAVVPDDASSLTEAEADADEDTSDDAKIDLGKKAEAEDAEPKNAESDKKSEGKTDGEADAK